In Eupeodes corollae chromosome 3, idEupCoro1.1, whole genome shotgun sequence, a single genomic region encodes these proteins:
- the LOC129949935 gene encoding CD109 antigen isoform X16, translating into MSRRLLAIGLCLLQIAILVQCNGLYSIIAPGTLRSKLNYHVTVAVHDAPSPCKIKVGLIGPEFDKSETVEVAPKTSKLVMFQIPKLKDGDYNLTAEGLSGIEFKNTTKLNFAAEQLSIYVQTDKATYKPGDLVQYRALVLDENTRPAKIDGPVKIAINDGAQNLIQQKNDVELTKGVFAGSLQLSEFPVLGMWNIEVSADGTTETKSFEVDKYVLPKFEVQVEAPKDVAIVDGKIMVTIRAKYTYGKPVKGKAVVSCKPSYYYYGDDSKTPSAEKTVNIDGKGHVEFDIAEDLKLDRDRYTPPITILAIVEEELTGLKQNSTATVNLHREKYQIQGVDTPYTYYPGKTVAITVVVKNLDGSPVQDTKNEVTLNVSPPDHFYRPMPIALTSEDKEASSATTLPPPVKSKNYTSPIDKNGMATFQIELPEESSSYFSVKAYYQDSSAYITSLSKYEKTETPVDDSFKIIVQTKNPALGNDVSIRVQNGKPIPYFSYTILGRGDIIESDIIEVPENRNYHVFKITPKFEMIPTAKIFVHYVDGNDLQYTEETINFERDFQNSISIEAPVEAKPGADVEIKVNTDPDSYVGLLGVDQSVLLLKSGNDLKKDTIFQDLSRYDSSTPWSMGYGQYPGSQAGIVAMTNANYPFYQIMIKYHHLLYVPMSISSSIDRVGPPTSPQIKPIIRKDFPESWIWENFTNTDGSGLTLSKKVPDTITSWVITGFSLNPKTGLALTKEGTKVRTFIPFFISTNLPYSVKRGEVISIPLVIFNYMDKNLDCEVSLDNSDREFDFTEATNEVTESASEDVNRTKTLTIPSNSGQSVSFMIRPNKVGPISLKFVAVTPISGDAIQQTLRVEPEGVTTYVNKAIFLNLNEEKEKNVKVDIAIPENAVADSEYVELSVVGDLLGPTIKNLDKLVRMPYGCGEQNMVNFVPNILVLKYLTATNQLTAAIEEKAKKFLAIGYQRELEYKHDDGSYSAFGKSDKSGSTWLTAYVVKSFHQAIPYTDIDQKVIEAGLKFLAGTQLPSGEFPEVGKVIDSSHSGGSIGLSAYVLLAFLENVESADKYKDVIEKGLSYLEKELATSEDQYSLAIAGSALLLGKRIESAEKIFAKLNSLAKEDGDRKWWSKTVVSDKSWYGPVSVDVEMTAYIVLAMLKKGDAESVLPSIKWLVSQRNSNGGFASTQDTVIGLEALTSFAQKSGSGTGQMKIDFTAGKDDSGTIEVTPETSLILQTHVLPKTVKEVEISAKGSGSSLAQVSYRFNIAEKDSKPRFNVMPVVKKLENDQLNLMVCTEFVPLGDEKVSNMAVMEISLPSGYTADSDSFDKIKEIESVKRVDTKNADSMVIVYSDGITSEQLCVPIDAIKSHAVAKQKPSPVSVYDYYDNNKRSTEYYDVKSSLCDICQDVDCGAGCAKKNKNLN; encoded by the exons TCTGTACTCAATTATTGCACCAGGAACCCTGCGATCAAAACTTAACTACCATGTAACAGTAGCCGTTCATGATGCTCCCTCACCTTGTAAGATAAAGGTTGGTCTTATTGGTCCAGAATTTGATAAATCTGAAACCGTTGAAGTTGCACCAAAAACATCAAAGCTTGTTATGTTCCAA ATACCAAAACTCAAAGACGGTGATTACAATTTGACAGCCGAAGGTTTATCAggcattgaattcaaaaatacaaccaaattaaattttgctgcTGAACAGCTATCGATTTATGTTCAAACAGATAAGGCCACTTACAAGCCAGGTGATTTAGTCCAATATCGAGCTTTAGTTTTGGACGAAAATACCAGACCTGCTAAGATTGATGGACCTGTCAAAATTGCTATCAAT GACGGAGCACAAAATCTTATCCAACAAAAGAATGATGTCGAACTCACCAAAGGCGTTTTCGCTGGGTCATTACAATTATCAGAATTCCCAGTTCTTGGAATGTGGAATATCGAAGTGAGTGCCGATGGTACAACTGAGACCAAGTCTTTCGAAGTTGACAAGTATGTTCTGCCTAAATTTGAAGTTCAAGTTGAAGCACCCAAAGATGTAGCAATTGTTGATGGTAAAATTATGGTTACCATAAGGGCAAA atacaCCTATGGAAAACCTGTTAAAGGAAAAGCTGTTGTATCTTGCAAGCCTTCTTACTACTACTATGGTGATGACTCTAAAACACCCTCAGCTGAAAAGACAGTTAACATTGATGGCAAAGGTCATGTAGAATTTGACATTGCTGAAGATTTGAAATTGGACAGAGATCGTTATACACCACCAATTACTATTTTGGCCATCGTTGAAGAGGAACTTACAGGATTGAAGCAGAACTCAACAGCAACGGTCAATTTACACCGtgaaaagtatcaaattcaaggTGTTGACACTCCATACACTTATTATCCAGGCAAAACTGTCGCAATAACT gTCGTTGTAAAGAACCTCGATGGATCACCAGTTCAAGACACTAAAAACGAAGTAACCCTCAATGTTAGCCCACCAGACCACTTTTACAGACCAATGCCCATTGCTTTGACATCAGAAGATAAGGAAGCATCAAGTGCAACAACTCTACCACCACCAGTCAAATCCAAAAATTACACTTCACCCATAGACAAGAATGGTATGGCCACCTTTCAAATTGAGCTTCCGGAAGAGTCATCAAGTTATTTCTCCGTAAAGGCTTACTACCAGGATTCATCAGCTTACATAACATCTCTgtcgaaatatgaaaaaaccgaAACTCCAGTTGatgattcatttaaaattattgtacaaacaaagaa tcCTGCTCTTGGAAATGACGTGAGCATTCGAGTACAAAATGGAAAGCCAATTCCATACTTTTCGTACACAATCTTAGGTCGTGGTGATATCATTGAAAGTGACATTATTGAG GTTCCTGAAAATCGCAACTACCATGTCTTCAAAATCACACCGAAATTTGAGATGATTCCAACTGCTAAAATCTTCGTTCACTATGTTGATGGTAACGATCTCCAATACACCGAAGAGACAATTAACTTTGAAAGGGATTTCCAAAACTCG atTTCTATTGAAGCTCCAGTTGAAGCCAAACCTGGTGCTGATGTTGAAATTAAGGTTAACACCGATCCTGATTCATATGTTGGTTTACTTGGTGTCGATCAAAGTGTGCTCCTCCTCAAGAGCGGCAACGATTTAAAGAAGGATACAATCTTCCAAGATCTCAGCCGTTACGATTCTAGTACACCATGGTCAATGGGCTATGGACAATATCCCGGTAGCCAAGCTGGTATTGTAGCAATGACCAATGCTAACTATCCATTCTATCAAA ttatGATTAAATACCATCACTTACTCTATGTGccaatgtcaatatcatcaagCATCGATCGTGTAGGCCCGCCAACAAGTCCACAGATTAAACCTATCATTCGAAAAGATTTCCCTGAAAGTTGGATTTGGGAAAATtttacaaa TACCGACGGAAGTGGACTCACATTGAGCAAGAAAGTTCCTGACACCATCACATCTTGGGTTATAACTGGATTCTCGTTGAATCCTAAAACTGGTTTGGCCCTTACCAAAGAAGGAACCAAAGTGCGAACCTTCATACCTTTCTTCATTTCTACTAATTTGCCATATTCAGTTAAACGAG GGGAAGTAATTTCAATTCCTCTGGTTATTTTCAACTATATGGACAAGAATCTTGATTGTGAAGTAAGTCTTGATAATTCGGATCGTGAATTCGATTTTACCGAAGCAACCAACGAAGTCACTGAAAGCGCGAGTGAAGATGTAAATCGTACCAAGACTCTGACAATTCCATCGAATAGTGGACAAAGTGTTTCATTTATGATTCGTCCCAACAAAGTTGGACCAATTAGCTTGAAGTTCGTTGCTGTTACTCCAATATCTGGAGATGCTATTCAACAGACTCTTAGGGTCGAACCCGAAGGTGTTACGACTTATGTGAATAAGgctatatttttgaatttgaacgaAGAGAAGGAGAAGAATGTTAAGGTTGATATTGCAATTCCTGAGAATGCCGTCGCAGACTCTGAATACGTTGAGCTGTCAGTTGTTGGAGACTTGCTTGGACCAACTATTAAGAATCTTGATAAATTGGTTCGCATGCCATACGGATGTGGAGAACAGAATATGGTTAACTTTGTGCCAAATATTTTGGTTCTTAAGTACTTGACG GCTACAAATCAGCTTACTGCTGCAATTGAAGAAAAGGCCAAGAAATTCCTTGCAATTGGCTACCAACGAGAATTGGAATACAAACACGACGATGGTTCGTACAGTGCTTTCGGAAAATCGGACAAGAGTGGAAGCACCTGGTTGACAGCTTATGTTGTCAAGTCATTCCATCAAGCTATTCCTTACACCGATATCGATCAGAAGGTTATCGAAGCTGGTCTCAAATTCCTCGCTGGTACTCAATTGCCTAGTGGAGAGTTCCCAGAAGTCGGCAAGGTGATCGATAGTTCACACAGTGGAGGTTCCATTGGTTTGTCTGCCTATGTGTTGTTGGCTTTCTTGGAAAACGTTGAATCGGCTGATAAATATAAGGATGTCATTGAAAAGGGTTTGTCTTACTTGGAGAAGGAATTGGCTACATCTGAGGATCAATATTCGTTGGCTATCGCTGGATCAGCTTTGCTTTTGGGTAAACGAATTGAATCGGCTGAAAAGATCTTTGCTAAGCTCAATAGTTTGGCTAAGGAAGACG GTGATCGTAAGTGGTGGTCAAAGACTGTTGTCTCCGATAAGTCATGGTATGGACCAGTTTCAGTGGATGTTGAAATGACCGCATATATAGTTTTGGCTATGCTTAAGAAGGGAGACGCCGAATCAGTACTGCCCAGTATTAAATGGTTGGTATCGCAGCGTAACAGCAATGGAGGATTTGCATCAACCCAAGACACCGTTATTGGTCTTGAAGCCCTTACCAGTTTTGCTCAAAAGAGCGGTTCTGGTACAGGACAAATGAAGATTGACTTCACAGCTGGAAAGGATGATTCTGGTACCATTGAAGTTACCCCAGAGACTTCTTTGATTTTACAAACACATGTG CTTCCAAAAACTGTAAAAGAAGTTGAAATAAGTGCCAAGGGAAGTGGTTCATCTTTAGCTCAAGTTTCATACCGCTTTAATATCGCCGAAAAGGATAGCAAACCTAGATTCAATGTTATGCCAGTTGTTAAGAAATTGGAAAATGACCAATTGAACTTGATGGTTTGCACAGAATTCGTTCCATTGGGAGATGAAAAGGTCTCCAATATGGCAGTGATGGAAATTTCACTTCCCTCAGGATACACCGCCGATTCTGAtagttttgacaaaataaaggaaattgAAAGTGTGAAG CGTGTTGACACAAAGAACGCCGATTCAATGGTCATTGTCTACTCCGATGGTATAACTTCCGAACAACTTTGTGTACCAATTGATGCTATCAAATCCCATGCAGTTGCTAAGCAAAAGCCTTCACCTGTCAGCGTTTATGATTATTATGATAACAACAAACGCAGCACTGAATACTACGATGTCAAATCATCTTTGTGTGATATTTGCCAAGATGTCGATTGTGGAGCTGGCTGTGCGAAAAagaataagaatttaaattaa
- the LOC129949935 gene encoding CD109 antigen isoform X3: MSRRLLAIGLCLLQIAILVQCNGLYSIIAPGTLRSKLNYHVTVAVHDAPSPCKIKVGLIGPEFDKSETVEVAPKTSKLVMFQIPKLKDGDYNLTAEGLSGIEFKNTTKLNFAAEQLSIYVQTDKATYKPGDLVQYRALVLDENTRPAKIDGPVKIAINDGAQNLIQQKNDVELTKGVFAGSLQLSEFPVLGMWNIEVSADGTTETKSFEVDKYVLPKFEVQVEAPKDVAIVDGKIMVTIRAKYTYGKPVKGKAVVSCKPSYYYYGDDSKTPSAEKTVNIDGKGHVEFDIAEDLKLDRDRYTPPITILAIVEEELTGLKQNSTATVNLHREKYQIQGVDTPYTYYPGKTVAITVVVKNLDGSPVQDTKNEVTLNVSPPDHFYRPMPIALTSEDKEASSATTLPPPVKSKNYTSPIDKNGMATFQIELPEESSSYFSVKAYYQDSSAYITSLSKYEKTETPVDDSFKIIVQTKNPALGNDVSIRVQNGKPIPYFSYTILGRGDIIESDIIEVPENRNYHVFKITPKFEMIPTAKIFVHYVDGNDLQYTEETINFERDFQNSISIEAPVEAKPGADVEIKVNTDPDSYVGLLGVDQSVLLLKSGNDLKKDTIFQDLSRYDSSTPWSMGYGQYPGSQAGIVAMTNANYPFYQTEYIFYEDEGIEFHVLGNEDVLDGNIMKTRLDDKSIVDNSVGSAKKNDSVIRKLFPENWLFVDTKITDGSGLTLSKKVPDTITSWVITGFSLNPKTGLALTKEGTKVRTFIPFFISTNLPYSVKRGEVISIPLVIFNYMDKNLDCEVSLDNSDREFDFTEATNEVTESASEDVNRTKTLTIPSNSGQSVSFMIRPNKVGPISLKFVAVTPISGDAIQQTLRVEPEGVTTYVNKAIFLNLNEEKEKNVKVDIAIPENAVADSEYVELSVVGDLLGPTIKNLDKLVRMPYGCGEQNMVNFVPNILVLKYLTATNQLTAAIEEKAKKFLAIGYQRELEYKHDDGSYSAFGKSDKSGSTWLTAYVVKSFHQAIPYTDIDQKVIEAGLKFLAGTQLPSGEFPEVGKVIDSSHSGGSIGLSAYVLLAFLENVESADKYKDVIEKGLSYLEKELATSEDQYSLAIAGSALLLGKRIESAEKIFAKLNSLAKEDGDRKWWSKTVVSDKSWYGPVSVDVEMTAYIVLAMLKKGDAESVLPSIKWLVSQRNSNGGFASTQDTVIGLEALTSFAQKSGSGTGQMKIDFTAGKDDSGTIEVTPETSLILQTHVLPKTVKEVEISAKGSGSSLAQVSYRFNIAEKDSKPRFNVMPVVKKLENDQLNLMVCTEFVPLGDEKVSNMAVMEISLPSGYTADSDSFDKIKEIESVKRVDTKNADSMVIVYSDGITSEQLCVPIDAIKSHAVAKQKPSPVSVYDYYDNNKRSTEYYDVKSSLCDICQDVDCGAGCAKKNKNLN, translated from the exons TCTGTACTCAATTATTGCACCAGGAACCCTGCGATCAAAACTTAACTACCATGTAACAGTAGCCGTTCATGATGCTCCCTCACCTTGTAAGATAAAGGTTGGTCTTATTGGTCCAGAATTTGATAAATCTGAAACCGTTGAAGTTGCACCAAAAACATCAAAGCTTGTTATGTTCCAA ATACCAAAACTCAAAGACGGTGATTACAATTTGACAGCCGAAGGTTTATCAggcattgaattcaaaaatacaaccaaattaaattttgctgcTGAACAGCTATCGATTTATGTTCAAACAGATAAGGCCACTTACAAGCCAGGTGATTTAGTCCAATATCGAGCTTTAGTTTTGGACGAAAATACCAGACCTGCTAAGATTGATGGACCTGTCAAAATTGCTATCAAT GACGGAGCACAAAATCTTATCCAACAAAAGAATGATGTCGAACTCACCAAAGGCGTTTTCGCTGGGTCATTACAATTATCAGAATTCCCAGTTCTTGGAATGTGGAATATCGAAGTGAGTGCCGATGGTACAACTGAGACCAAGTCTTTCGAAGTTGACAAGTATGTTCTGCCTAAATTTGAAGTTCAAGTTGAAGCACCCAAAGATGTAGCAATTGTTGATGGTAAAATTATGGTTACCATAAGGGCAAA atacaCCTATGGAAAACCTGTTAAAGGAAAAGCTGTTGTATCTTGCAAGCCTTCTTACTACTACTATGGTGATGACTCTAAAACACCCTCAGCTGAAAAGACAGTTAACATTGATGGCAAAGGTCATGTAGAATTTGACATTGCTGAAGATTTGAAATTGGACAGAGATCGTTATACACCACCAATTACTATTTTGGCCATCGTTGAAGAGGAACTTACAGGATTGAAGCAGAACTCAACAGCAACGGTCAATTTACACCGtgaaaagtatcaaattcaaggTGTTGACACTCCATACACTTATTATCCAGGCAAAACTGTCGCAATAACT gTCGTTGTAAAGAACCTCGATGGATCACCAGTTCAAGACACTAAAAACGAAGTAACCCTCAATGTTAGCCCACCAGACCACTTTTACAGACCAATGCCCATTGCTTTGACATCAGAAGATAAGGAAGCATCAAGTGCAACAACTCTACCACCACCAGTCAAATCCAAAAATTACACTTCACCCATAGACAAGAATGGTATGGCCACCTTTCAAATTGAGCTTCCGGAAGAGTCATCAAGTTATTTCTCCGTAAAGGCTTACTACCAGGATTCATCAGCTTACATAACATCTCTgtcgaaatatgaaaaaaccgaAACTCCAGTTGatgattcatttaaaattattgtacaaacaaagaa tcCTGCTCTTGGAAATGACGTGAGCATTCGAGTACAAAATGGAAAGCCAATTCCATACTTTTCGTACACAATCTTAGGTCGTGGTGATATCATTGAAAGTGACATTATTGAG GTTCCTGAAAATCGCAACTACCATGTCTTCAAAATCACACCGAAATTTGAGATGATTCCAACTGCTAAAATCTTCGTTCACTATGTTGATGGTAACGATCTCCAATACACCGAAGAGACAATTAACTTTGAAAGGGATTTCCAAAACTCG atTTCTATTGAAGCTCCAGTTGAAGCCAAACCTGGTGCTGATGTTGAAATTAAGGTTAACACCGATCCTGATTCATATGTTGGTTTACTTGGTGTCGATCAAAGTGTGCTCCTCCTCAAGAGCGGCAACGATTTAAAGAAGGATACAATCTTCCAAGATCTCAGCCGTTACGATTCTAGTACACCATGGTCAATGGGCTATGGACAATATCCCGGTAGCCAAGCTGGTATTGTAGCAATGACCAATGCTAACTATCCATTCTATCAAA cggaatacattttttatgagGATGAAGGAATAGAATTCCATGTACTTGGAAACGAAGATGTTTTGGATGGAAACATAATGAAAACACGATTAGATGACAAATCAATTGTTGATAATTCTGTTGGATCagctaaaaaaaatgattctgTGATCAGAAAGTTATTTCCAGAAAATTGGTTATTCGTGGAtactaaaat TACCGACGGAAGTGGACTCACATTGAGCAAGAAAGTTCCTGACACCATCACATCTTGGGTTATAACTGGATTCTCGTTGAATCCTAAAACTGGTTTGGCCCTTACCAAAGAAGGAACCAAAGTGCGAACCTTCATACCTTTCTTCATTTCTACTAATTTGCCATATTCAGTTAAACGAG GGGAAGTAATTTCAATTCCTCTGGTTATTTTCAACTATATGGACAAGAATCTTGATTGTGAAGTAAGTCTTGATAATTCGGATCGTGAATTCGATTTTACCGAAGCAACCAACGAAGTCACTGAAAGCGCGAGTGAAGATGTAAATCGTACCAAGACTCTGACAATTCCATCGAATAGTGGACAAAGTGTTTCATTTATGATTCGTCCCAACAAAGTTGGACCAATTAGCTTGAAGTTCGTTGCTGTTACTCCAATATCTGGAGATGCTATTCAACAGACTCTTAGGGTCGAACCCGAAGGTGTTACGACTTATGTGAATAAGgctatatttttgaatttgaacgaAGAGAAGGAGAAGAATGTTAAGGTTGATATTGCAATTCCTGAGAATGCCGTCGCAGACTCTGAATACGTTGAGCTGTCAGTTGTTGGAGACTTGCTTGGACCAACTATTAAGAATCTTGATAAATTGGTTCGCATGCCATACGGATGTGGAGAACAGAATATGGTTAACTTTGTGCCAAATATTTTGGTTCTTAAGTACTTGACG GCTACAAATCAGCTTACTGCTGCAATTGAAGAAAAGGCCAAGAAATTCCTTGCAATTGGCTACCAACGAGAATTGGAATACAAACACGACGATGGTTCGTACAGTGCTTTCGGAAAATCGGACAAGAGTGGAAGCACCTGGTTGACAGCTTATGTTGTCAAGTCATTCCATCAAGCTATTCCTTACACCGATATCGATCAGAAGGTTATCGAAGCTGGTCTCAAATTCCTCGCTGGTACTCAATTGCCTAGTGGAGAGTTCCCAGAAGTCGGCAAGGTGATCGATAGTTCACACAGTGGAGGTTCCATTGGTTTGTCTGCCTATGTGTTGTTGGCTTTCTTGGAAAACGTTGAATCGGCTGATAAATATAAGGATGTCATTGAAAAGGGTTTGTCTTACTTGGAGAAGGAATTGGCTACATCTGAGGATCAATATTCGTTGGCTATCGCTGGATCAGCTTTGCTTTTGGGTAAACGAATTGAATCGGCTGAAAAGATCTTTGCTAAGCTCAATAGTTTGGCTAAGGAAGACG GTGATCGTAAGTGGTGGTCAAAGACTGTTGTCTCCGATAAGTCATGGTATGGACCAGTTTCAGTGGATGTTGAAATGACCGCATATATAGTTTTGGCTATGCTTAAGAAGGGAGACGCCGAATCAGTACTGCCCAGTATTAAATGGTTGGTATCGCAGCGTAACAGCAATGGAGGATTTGCATCAACCCAAGACACCGTTATTGGTCTTGAAGCCCTTACCAGTTTTGCTCAAAAGAGCGGTTCTGGTACAGGACAAATGAAGATTGACTTCACAGCTGGAAAGGATGATTCTGGTACCATTGAAGTTACCCCAGAGACTTCTTTGATTTTACAAACACATGTG CTTCCAAAAACTGTAAAAGAAGTTGAAATAAGTGCCAAGGGAAGTGGTTCATCTTTAGCTCAAGTTTCATACCGCTTTAATATCGCCGAAAAGGATAGCAAACCTAGATTCAATGTTATGCCAGTTGTTAAGAAATTGGAAAATGACCAATTGAACTTGATGGTTTGCACAGAATTCGTTCCATTGGGAGATGAAAAGGTCTCCAATATGGCAGTGATGGAAATTTCACTTCCCTCAGGATACACCGCCGATTCTGAtagttttgacaaaataaaggaaattgAAAGTGTGAAG CGTGTTGACACAAAGAACGCCGATTCAATGGTCATTGTCTACTCCGATGGTATAACTTCCGAACAACTTTGTGTACCAATTGATGCTATCAAATCCCATGCAGTTGCTAAGCAAAAGCCTTCACCTGTCAGCGTTTATGATTATTATGATAACAACAAACGCAGCACTGAATACTACGATGTCAAATCATCTTTGTGTGATATTTGCCAAGATGTCGATTGTGGAGCTGGCTGTGCGAAAAagaataagaatttaaattaa